From Elephas maximus indicus isolate mEleMax1 chromosome 1, mEleMax1 primary haplotype, whole genome shotgun sequence, a single genomic window includes:
- the ZBTB12 gene encoding zinc finger and BTB domain-containing protein 12: MASGVEVLRFQLPGHEAATLRNMNQLRAEERFCDVTIVADSLKFRGHKVILAACSPFLRDQFLLNPSSELQVSLMHSARIVADLLLSCYTGALEFAVRDIVNYLTAASYLQMEHVVEKCRNALSQFIEPKIGLKEDGVSEAGLMSGITTTKSLLPPARTPKPAPKPPPPPPLPPPLLRPVKLEFPLDEDLELKAEEEEEDEDEDVSDICIVKVESALEVAHRLKPPGGLGGGLGLGGSVGSHLGELAQSSVPPSTVAPPQGVVKACYSLSEDAEGEGLLLIPGGRASVGATSGLVEAAAVAMAARGAGGSLGAGGSRGPLPGGFSSGNPLKNIKCTKCPEVFQGVEKLVFHMRAQHFIFMCPRCGKQFNHSSNLNRHMNVHRGVKSHSCGICGKCFTQKSTLHDHLNLHSGARPYRCSYCDVRFAHKPAIRRHLKEQHGKTTAENVLEASVAEINVLIR; this comes from the coding sequence ATGGCCTCTGGGGTGGAAGTCCTGCGCTTCCAGTTGCCTGGCCACGAGGCCGCTACCCTGCGAAACATGAACCAGCTCCGCGCAGAGGAGCGGTTTTGCGACGTGACCATTGTGGCCGACAGCCTCAAGTTCCGTGGCCACAAGGTCATCCTGGCCGCCTGTTCGCCGTTTCTACGGGACCAGTTCCTGCTGAACCCCAGCTCTGAACTGCAGGTCTCGCTGATGCACAGTGCGCGCATTGTGGCAGACCTGCTCCTCTCTTGTTACACCGGCGCGCTGGAATTCGCTGTCAGGGACATCGTCAACTATCTGACGGCAGCCTCCTACCTGCAGATGGAGCACGTGGTGGAGAAATGCCGGAATGCCCTCAGCCAGTTCATTGAGCCCAAGATTGGCCTCAAAGAAGATGGGGTCAGCGAGGCTGGGCTCATGAGCGGCATCACTACCACCAagtccctcctccctcctgctaGGACCCCAAAACCAGCCCCCAAgcctcctcccccacctcctctACCCCCTCCGCTCCTGCGGCCCGTGAAGCTGGAATTTCCTCTGGATGAGGATCTGGAGCTGAAAgccgaggaggaggaggaggatgaggacGAGGATGTGTCTGACATCTGCATCGTCAAGGTGGAGTCGGCCCTGGAGGTGGCACACCGGCTCAAACCCCCAGGAGGCCTGGGAGGGGGTTTGGGCCTTGGGGGCTCTGTGGGCAGCCATCTCGGGGAACTGGCCCAGAGCAGTGTGCCCCCCAGCACTGTCGCCCCTCCACAGGGTGTGGTCAAGGCCTGCTACAGCCTATCAGAGGACGCAGAAGGGGAGGGCCTGCTGTTGATTCCTGGGGGCCGGGCGAGCGTGGGGGCCACCTCAGGTCTGGTGGAGGCAGCAGCAGTGGCCATGGCTgcccggggggcggggggcagcctGGGGGCAGGGGGTAGCCGGGGCCCCCTGCCTGGGGGCTTCTCAAGTGGGAACCCCCTGAAGAACATCAAGTGTACCAAGTGCCCAGAAGTGTTCCAGGGCGTGGAGAAGCTGGTCTTCCACATGCGGGCGCAGCATTTCATCTTCATGTGCCCGCGCTGCGGCAAGCAGTTCAACCACAGCAGCAACCTCAACCGCCACATGAACGTGCATCGCGGTGTCAAGTCGCACTCATGTGGCATCTGTGGCAAGTGCTTCACGCAGAAGTCCACACTGCACGACCACCTCAACCTGCACTCAGGAGCCCGGCCATACCGCTGCTCCTACTGCGACGTGCGCTTCGCCCACAAGCCTGCCATCAGGCGACACCTCAAGGAGCAGCACGGCAAAACCACAGCCGAGAACGTGCTGGAGGCCAGTGTGGCCGAGATCAACGTCCTCATCCGCTAG